A single window of Polycladomyces subterraneus DNA harbors:
- a CDS encoding MFS transporter produces MNPKPEVTPKRVQSVGTKAPVEGAASRKAVLVGTFGNIMEWYDWAVYGYFAPVISKLFFPAGDRIASLLMTFAVFAIGFVFRPLGALFFGSVSDRLGRKTSLMFTIFLMGMATFMIGVLPTYAQIGIWAPVLLILARLLQGLSAGGEWGSSTSFIVEYAPRGKRGLAGSWLEFGSGVSLLLGSLIAAWLNSTLSEQALYNWGWRLPFIGGVLVGIVGWYLRVRMKDTPFFEGLKRADEVPKRPLIDAFRKYPLQLLKTIGFTMHWTVSYYLLLTYMPTYLSEVLKLPLSTGLIVNSVMLAFFSLLIPLVGWLSDRYGRKPLLLGSSVGLAVTVYSLFHLMDDGMTMLLVSQLLLAVFCALYNGPAPTTLAEMFPTKVRASALSVGYNVAVATFGGTAPFVATYLVSLTHNPLAPTFYVIGSALVTTLVLLRIKETYQVDLE; encoded by the coding sequence ATGAACCCGAAGCCGGAGGTAACACCGAAGCGGGTGCAATCGGTGGGAACCAAGGCACCCGTCGAAGGTGCTGCCTCGAGAAAGGCAGTGCTGGTAGGTACGTTCGGGAATATCATGGAGTGGTATGACTGGGCAGTTTACGGATATTTCGCGCCGGTGATCAGTAAGCTGTTCTTTCCCGCCGGCGACCGGATCGCCTCGCTGTTGATGACATTTGCCGTGTTTGCCATCGGGTTTGTCTTTCGGCCGTTAGGGGCGTTGTTTTTCGGGTCGGTCAGTGATCGGTTGGGCCGAAAAACTTCGCTCATGTTCACCATTTTTTTGATGGGGATGGCCACCTTCATGATCGGCGTGTTGCCGACTTATGCGCAAATCGGGATCTGGGCGCCGGTGTTGCTGATCTTGGCCCGACTGCTTCAGGGCTTGTCTGCCGGAGGAGAATGGGGTAGCAGTACGTCGTTCATCGTAGAGTATGCCCCGCGAGGAAAGCGCGGTTTGGCCGGCAGTTGGCTGGAATTTGGTTCGGGTGTATCGCTGTTGCTCGGCTCCCTGATTGCTGCCTGGCTCAATTCGACATTGTCCGAGCAGGCTCTCTACAACTGGGGTTGGCGTCTGCCGTTTATCGGCGGCGTGCTTGTCGGTATAGTCGGTTGGTACTTGCGAGTGAGAATGAAGGACACCCCGTTTTTTGAAGGGTTAAAACGAGCGGACGAAGTGCCGAAGCGTCCCCTGATAGATGCTTTTCGCAAATATCCCCTTCAGCTGCTAAAAACGATTGGGTTTACGATGCATTGGACCGTTTCGTACTACCTCCTGCTCACCTACATGCCCACCTATCTGTCTGAAGTGTTGAAACTGCCCTTGTCCACCGGTTTGATTGTGAACTCTGTCATGCTGGCCTTTTTCAGCCTGTTGATCCCGCTGGTGGGGTGGCTGTCGGACCGATACGGGCGCAAACCGCTGCTGCTCGGGTCGTCCGTTGGATTGGCGGTGACGGTGTACTCGCTGTTTCACTTGATGGATGACGGGATGACCATGCTGTTGGTGTCGCAACTGTTGTTGGCCGTCTTTTGCGCGTTGTATAACGGACCCGCACCGACCACACTGGCGGAGATGTTTCCGACGAAGGTACGAGCCAGTGCGTTATCGGTGGGCTACAACGTGGCTGTTGCCACTTTTGGCGGCACAGCACCGTTTGTCGCCACCTACCTTGTTTCGCTCACCCATAACCCATTGGCACCCACC